The following are encoded together in the Tepidiforma bonchosmolovskayae genome:
- the rpe gene encoding ribulose-phosphate 3-epimerase has translation MVTVKLAPSILTADFGRLADEVRAAEAGGADMLHLDVMDGRFVPNITFGALVVEALRKVTSLPFDIHLMTVEPERLIEQFADTADIINVHIEVSPHINRTIDAIHRLGKKAGVCINPGTPVAAIEESLPDVDQVMVMTINPGWGGQQMILRQLEKVAQIRRRLDAGGFRADIEIDGGVKAHNAAACVRAGATVLVCGSSVYNAERSVAENLAELRRAASGE, from the coding sequence ATGGTCACGGTAAAGCTGGCGCCGTCGATCCTGACGGCAGACTTCGGGCGGCTGGCGGACGAGGTGCGGGCGGCCGAGGCAGGCGGGGCGGACATGCTGCACCTCGACGTGATGGACGGGCGGTTCGTCCCGAACATCACGTTTGGGGCGCTGGTGGTGGAGGCGCTGCGGAAGGTGACCTCGCTGCCGTTCGATATCCACCTGATGACGGTGGAGCCGGAGCGGCTGATCGAGCAGTTTGCGGACACGGCGGACATCATCAACGTGCACATCGAGGTGTCGCCGCACATCAACCGGACGATCGACGCCATTCACCGGCTGGGGAAGAAGGCGGGCGTGTGCATCAACCCGGGGACGCCGGTGGCGGCGATCGAGGAGTCGCTGCCGGACGTGGACCAAGTGATGGTGATGACGATCAACCCGGGCTGGGGCGGCCAGCAGATGATTCTCCGGCAGCTGGAGAAGGTGGCCCAGATCCGGCGGCGGCTGGACGCAGGCGGTTTTCGGGCGGACATCGAAATCGACGGCGGCGTGAAAGCGCACAACGCGGCCGCCTGTGTGCGGGCAGGGGCCACGGTGCTGGTGTGCGGGTCGTCGGTCTACAACGCGGAGAGGAGCGTGGCCGAGAACCTGGCGGAACTCCGGCGGGCGGCGAGCGGCGAGTAA
- a CDS encoding DegV family protein, with amino-acid sequence MTVRIVTDSTCDLPPDLVAAHGITVVPLTVIFGDEAFEDGVTITPAEFYQRLRTSSVLPRTSQPPVERFQQAYRTAGADGADIVSIHISSKLSGTLNSASVARETLKHDLHIDLIDSYNVSVGLGLIVLEAARAAAQGASLPEVVAVARRAMDRVTVLVAVDTLEYLQRGGRIGRARSLIGSILSIKPILTVDQGEVAPFERVRTRARACARILELAAAMPRAKELFIAHGDLPAEAAAAVDQLRPRLPHTALHTAYLGPVVGTYTGPAAFGVAALERE; translated from the coding sequence ATGACCGTTCGCATCGTCACCGATTCCACCTGCGACCTCCCCCCTGACCTGGTCGCCGCGCACGGCATCACCGTCGTGCCGCTCACCGTCATCTTCGGCGACGAGGCATTCGAGGACGGCGTCACCATCACCCCCGCCGAGTTCTACCAGCGGCTGCGCACCTCCTCCGTCCTTCCGCGCACCAGCCAGCCCCCGGTCGAGCGCTTCCAGCAGGCCTACCGCACCGCCGGCGCCGACGGCGCCGATATCGTCTCCATCCACATCTCCTCGAAGCTCTCCGGCACGCTCAACTCCGCGTCTGTCGCCCGCGAGACCCTGAAGCATGACCTCCACATCGACCTCATCGACTCCTACAACGTCAGCGTCGGTCTCGGCCTCATCGTCCTCGAAGCCGCCCGCGCAGCCGCGCAGGGAGCATCCCTCCCCGAGGTCGTCGCCGTCGCCCGCCGCGCCATGGACCGCGTCACCGTCCTTGTTGCCGTCGATACCCTCGAATATCTCCAGCGCGGCGGCCGCATCGGCCGCGCCCGCTCGCTCATCGGCTCGATCCTCAGCATCAAGCCCATCCTCACGGTCGACCAGGGCGAAGTCGCTCCCTTCGAACGCGTCCGCACCCGCGCCCGCGCCTGCGCACGCATCCTCGAGCTTGCCGCCGCCATGCCGCGCGCCAAAGAGCTCTTCATCGCCCACGGCGACCTCCCCGCCGAAGCCGCTGCCGCCGTCGACCAGCTCCGGCCCCGCCTGCCCCACACCGCCCTCCACACGGCCTACCTTGGGCCGGTCGTGGGCACCTACACCGGCCCCGCCGCCTTCGGCGTGGCCGCCCTCGAACGCGAATGA
- the recG gene encoding ATP-dependent DNA helicase RecG, whose product MTAPRTLDPARLRRVFELERQGGCRNTAVIGGLDRFLVQLAEDGLLRGTPLAEAARQLPPGGYRSLPPDKRERWVDAVLAALAGGAPRLPSAAPNAVPARQRAARPAAPPPPPPPLGPASPLTDLPGVSRAVAARFEKLGVTTVGDAAFLFPRRFNDYTNLRRIADLEPSSALQTIVADVLEAAEFRARGRLRGTRALVSDGSAALPVIWWNAPYVARNLNAGDRLVLAGRVRSYRGRLQLENPEFEKLERAGDSFARLEPVYPATAGLGQKTIRAVVARAVDAVADRVADPVPGWLREQERIPGIAAAIRTYHAPAKPEDAEHARQRLALGELLAVQCAVLLRRAEWQRSADAPCLDLGPLREPFVRSLPFPLTRAQQRALAEIERDLRGPSPMLRLLQGDVGSGKTVVAFAAMLAAVASGHQAALMAPTEILAEQHYRSLARLLGSGDLSALDGVFSPPWLGRSLRVLLVTGSLTPAQRAQVRGDAAHGGADIVIGTHALIEDDLQFPRLGLAIVDEQHRFGVMQRARLRQKGRNPHLLVMTATPIPRTLALTVYGDLEVSTLDELPPGRQPIRTRWYRPDERPDAYRFLRKRLDAGEQVYVICPLVEESETLDVRSAEEEFEYLRSGPLAGYAVELLHGRMSARQKDDVMTRFARNEAQVLVSTSVIEVGIDVPNATVIVIEGAERFGLSQLHQFRGRVGRGEKQSYCLLFSSEEDPGPDARERLNAMCETTDGFAIAEVDLRMRGEGETWGRLQSGTNTMLRVARLTDRDILLRARELAARVLERDPRLEHPEHAALAAAVRPFLDRAAEAN is encoded by the coding sequence ATGACCGCCCCTCGCACCCTCGACCCCGCGCGTCTCCGCCGCGTCTTCGAACTCGAACGGCAGGGCGGCTGCAGGAACACCGCCGTGATCGGCGGCCTCGACCGCTTCCTCGTCCAGCTCGCCGAAGACGGCCTCCTCCGCGGCACCCCGCTCGCCGAGGCCGCGCGGCAGCTGCCGCCCGGCGGCTACCGCTCCCTCCCCCCGGACAAGCGCGAGCGCTGGGTCGATGCCGTCCTCGCTGCCCTTGCCGGCGGCGCCCCGCGCCTGCCATCCGCCGCGCCCAACGCCGTCCCTGCCCGCCAGCGCGCCGCCCGCCCCGCCGCCCCGCCCCCGCCGCCTCCGCCCCTCGGCCCCGCCTCCCCGCTCACCGACCTCCCAGGCGTGAGCCGCGCCGTCGCCGCACGCTTCGAAAAGCTCGGCGTCACGACCGTCGGCGACGCCGCATTCCTCTTCCCCCGCCGCTTCAACGACTACACCAACCTCCGCCGCATCGCCGACCTCGAGCCCTCGTCCGCGCTCCAGACCATCGTCGCCGACGTCCTCGAGGCCGCGGAGTTCAGGGCCCGCGGCCGCCTCCGCGGCACCCGCGCGCTCGTCTCCGACGGCTCTGCGGCCCTTCCCGTCATCTGGTGGAACGCGCCCTACGTCGCCCGCAACCTCAACGCTGGCGACCGCCTCGTCCTCGCCGGCCGCGTCCGCAGCTACCGCGGCCGTCTCCAGCTCGAGAACCCCGAGTTCGAAAAGCTCGAGCGCGCAGGCGATAGCTTCGCCCGCCTCGAGCCCGTCTACCCGGCCACCGCAGGCCTCGGCCAGAAGACCATCCGCGCCGTCGTCGCCCGCGCCGTCGATGCCGTCGCCGACAGGGTCGCCGACCCGGTGCCGGGCTGGCTGCGCGAACAGGAGCGCATCCCCGGCATCGCTGCCGCCATCCGCACCTACCACGCGCCGGCGAAACCCGAAGACGCCGAGCACGCGCGCCAGCGGCTCGCGCTCGGGGAGCTCCTCGCCGTCCAGTGCGCCGTCCTCCTCCGCCGCGCCGAATGGCAGCGCAGCGCCGACGCTCCCTGCCTCGACCTCGGCCCCCTCCGCGAGCCGTTCGTCCGCAGCCTCCCGTTCCCGCTGACCCGCGCCCAGCAGCGCGCCCTCGCCGAAATCGAACGCGACCTCCGCGGCCCCAGCCCCATGCTCCGCCTTCTCCAGGGCGACGTCGGCTCCGGGAAGACCGTGGTGGCGTTCGCGGCGATGCTCGCCGCCGTCGCTTCCGGGCACCAGGCCGCCCTCATGGCCCCTACCGAAATCCTCGCCGAGCAGCACTACCGCTCCCTCGCCCGCCTGCTCGGGAGCGGCGACCTCTCCGCCCTCGACGGCGTGTTCAGCCCGCCCTGGCTCGGCCGCAGCCTCCGCGTCCTCCTCGTCACCGGGTCGCTCACCCCGGCCCAGCGCGCCCAGGTCCGCGGCGATGCCGCCCACGGCGGCGCCGATATCGTCATCGGCACCCACGCCCTCATCGAGGACGACCTCCAGTTCCCCCGCCTCGGCCTCGCCATCGTCGATGAGCAGCATCGCTTCGGCGTCATGCAGCGGGCCCGCCTCCGCCAGAAGGGCCGCAACCCGCACCTCCTCGTCATGACCGCAACGCCGATCCCCCGCACCCTCGCCCTCACCGTCTACGGCGACCTCGAGGTCTCGACCCTCGACGAGCTCCCCCCCGGGCGCCAGCCCATCCGCACCCGCTGGTACCGCCCCGACGAACGCCCCGACGCCTACCGCTTCCTCCGCAAGCGCCTCGACGCCGGCGAACAGGTCTACGTCATCTGCCCCCTCGTCGAGGAATCGGAAACCCTCGACGTCCGCTCCGCAGAAGAGGAGTTCGAGTACCTCCGCAGCGGCCCGCTCGCGGGCTACGCCGTCGAACTCCTCCACGGCCGCATGTCCGCCCGCCAGAAGGACGATGTCATGACCCGCTTCGCCCGCAACGAGGCCCAGGTCCTCGTCTCCACCAGCGTCATCGAGGTCGGGATCGACGTCCCCAACGCCACGGTCATCGTCATCGAAGGCGCCGAACGGTTCGGGCTCAGCCAGCTCCACCAGTTCCGCGGACGGGTCGGCCGCGGTGAAAAGCAGAGCTATTGCCTTCTCTTCTCCAGCGAAGAAGACCCCGGTCCCGACGCCCGCGAACGTCTCAACGCCATGTGCGAAACCACCGACGGGTTCGCCATCGCAGAAGTCGACCTCCGCATGCGCGGCGAAGGCGAAACCTGGGGCCGCCTCCAGAGCGGCACCAATACCATGCTCCGCGTCGCCCGCCTTACCGACCGCGACATCCTCCTCCGCGCCCGCGAACTCGCCGCCCGCGTGCTCGAACGCGACCCCCGGCTCGAACACCCCGAGCACGCCGCCCTCGCTGCCGCTGTCCGGCCCTTCCTCGACCGTGCCGCCGAAGCCAACTGA